A window of the Salegentibacter mishustinae genome harbors these coding sequences:
- a CDS encoding DUF5522 domain-containing protein, with translation MSFFKKRIPLEEGDYYTTPEGYRCFTEQYHLKRGYCCESGCRHCPYGYDKKTGKQS, from the coding sequence ATGAGTTTTTTCAAAAAAAGAATTCCGTTAGAAGAAGGAGATTACTACACCACTCCCGAAGGTTATCGTTGTTTTACCGAGCAATATCACTTAAAACGTGGTTACTGCTGTGAGAGCGGTTGCCGGCATTGCCCTTATGGTTATGATAAAAAAACCGGCAAACAATCATAA